A genome region from Tolypothrix sp. PCC 7712 includes the following:
- a CDS encoding helix-turn-helix transcriptional regulator has product MTTLTQTATTPNIKVQNSEILNYPDLMQVYFFQAVIENLEDGILILNETGELLHANASADQICLQLNLENCHEKFIHPVIQHLCQSLIDSRSFTDNQGLILSDEIVFNQTTVFRIRVRWLNLNSMQMPYFLVTIENQYQSLKNIAIAEVKKYDLTPREAEIWSLYRGKYSYKDIATKLYITVNTVKKHMKNIHAKRQAFLEMQH; this is encoded by the coding sequence ATGACTACTCTCACTCAAACTGCTACTACACCAAACATTAAAGTACAAAATTCAGAGATTCTGAATTATCCTGACTTAATGCAAGTTTATTTTTTTCAAGCAGTAATTGAGAACTTAGAAGATGGAATTTTAATTTTAAATGAGACGGGTGAACTATTACACGCCAACGCATCTGCCGACCAAATTTGTTTGCAGTTGAATCTAGAAAATTGCCACGAAAAATTTATTCATCCAGTCATCCAGCATTTGTGCCAATCTTTAATTGACAGTCGCAGTTTTACAGATAATCAAGGGCTGATACTGTCAGATGAAATTGTATTTAATCAAACTACAGTTTTTCGGATTCGGGTGAGATGGTTAAATTTAAATAGTATGCAGATGCCTTATTTCTTAGTTACGATTGAGAATCAATATCAATCTCTTAAAAATATTGCGATCGCAGAAGTGAAAAAATATGATTTGACACCGAGAGAAGCAGAAATTTGGTCTCTTTATCGAGGAAAATATAGCTATAAAGATATTGCTACGAAGTTGTATATCACTGTGAATACTGTCAAGAAGCACATGAAGAATATCCATGCTAAAAGACAGGCATTTTTGGAAATGCAACATTAG